ACaagagtttataaaaaaaggttaaaattaaaataaaccaataaatcGTGCACCGTGTCGGCAAGTATTAAGTGGACGTGGGTGGGCAGAGGATATTGCCACTTATAaccgtatgtatatatacaatgtacatacaatACAGTCCATGACCAGCGTAAACCAACAATATATTCCTGCTTGAGgtatctatatagtatatacgaaCAAATACACACAGggtgcttataatattttaatagtgagtgttttcgttttaaattactttaattttacgtTAGTGTAGAGACAGAAAgtcattttagaaaattattacaaagaaAACTTACTGTTGATATGCGATGTGCAAGTAAACGCTAATGTACTTAAGAGTTATAATAtagagtttttattttaagaaatttatacAGTGTTTGTACAATAAAGTTTAAGTGATATCAGAATTAGCTTAAGTTTATCTGGAATTCAATCCAGATTTTATGgtcttttatacaaatttttcagtgttttttttttgagggggGGGAGGGGAATTATTGGGTATGTTAGATTTTTTGTTAGGATGTTTTGGTGATCGAAGAGTGAGTTCTGTTAAGATGTATAAGATTTGATAgatacaatgtttattttcttGTCGGATTGAGTGCAGATTTGTatgagatataaaataaataggactattgttattaaacgAAAGATTTCGATTTGAGttaattgtgttttgtttAGGTTTGATTCTTTTACAGAGCTCCAAATTTGGATTCTGTAAAtcgttttagaataatttaaatatttagtttagagGTCGTTTCGTACTTTGGTGATGAAGACGTCGAAAATATCCGTATGTTtacttattgtaattattgtgaaacatatttaatatgatgtaaTGATGATAACTGCGGTATTAGGAACAATTACTGGTATTCTTATTCTAAAATGACAATAATCGTTTCTCGcaaacaaactttttttttgaaatacaggCGTCAACAACAAAGTTTtagattaaactatattaagcTTAAGCGCATTAAGCtttcatttacaataaaactatttcgacttaatttataaaacttaacttATTACATTACGTTGaacgtacatattttaacgtcatattattatatattttggtatcAATGCGATATATATATCGTCGTTTCGAAAAGTTTATCACATACGAAGAGGGTGATTTTTTGTTTCCAAAGGTCTTCATCGTATAGGCTATGAATGGATTATGTCATCTCTATTCCGCGCAGGAAAATTTCgagtagtataaaataatgcgtTTGTCGCATTTAGTCGCAGTCTGGTTTTACTTCTTGATTCGTTGGATGGATGTACAGGATGAGATTGTTGTGCCCCACATTCTTAATTTAGTGGTGATAACGATTGAACGGCGAGGTATGTCGGTGGAAAAATGAcgtttgtttatattgtttagggTACATTTGAGGATCGATAGTTAGTTCTTCTCAAGTCGCGGTCGCACCGTGTCTCAGTTGTCTCAGCGTTATCATTGTACATTTGTCGACTATGACACGTCCTCGTGTCGTCGGACTCCATCCGTCTCCGAGTTCCGGTGGTCGGCGTTCCCGACGCATAGGTCGAGAGGCGTTTCGGACATTTCGCTCTGCTGCAACAACCGTAACTTGGCGGTCTTCCATGATATTATCTCGTTGTTATTATCGTCATCGTTGTCGTCGGCCGATTGAAGAACAGTGAGGTCCACGGGTCGGTCGTCTTCGTCTACGGGTCCGGAGGCAGTGGTCACGCGGAAGGCCGACCGCTCGGACCGCGGTAACGGAGCCCGACCGTTCGGCGCGAAACTAAAAAACTGGAGCAACGGTGGTGCCCATTGCTGCAGTGGTACCGGTAACGAAAGCAGCGAGATACGCGGGCGTTGTAACCGTGGTAATagtggtggcggcggcggtggagtGCTGACATCACCCTTATCGAAGCGGTTGTTGTCGTGGTCGCCGGGTAGAAGTCTCTGTTCACGGAGCAGGCAGTGGACTTTGAACCAGTTGGATCGGCGGCCGTATCTCGAACCGCTCTTCGACATGCCCACGGCCAGACACTT
This sequence is a window from Rhopalosiphum maidis isolate BTI-1 chromosome 1, ASM367621v3, whole genome shotgun sequence. Protein-coding genes within it:
- the LOC113547784 gene encoding nuclear receptor subfamily 1 group D member 2-like isoform X2; translated protein: MNQQCKVCEEQAAGFHFGAFTCEGCKSFFGRAHANPATVVSAKCKSGDDRCVIDKKNRTSCKACRLKKCLAVGMSKSGSRYGRRSNWFKVHCLLREQRLLPGDHDNNRFDKGDVSTPPPPPPLLPRLQRPRISLLSLPVPLQQWAPPLLQFFSFAPNGRAPLPRSERSAFRVTTASGPVDEDDRPVDLTVLQSADDNDDDNNNEIISWKTAKLRLLQQSEMSETPLDLCVGNADHRNSETDGVRRHEDVS
- the LOC113547784 gene encoding nuclear receptor subfamily 1 group D member 2-like isoform X1 produces the protein MKMNQQCKVCEEQAAGFHFGAFTCEGCKSFFGRAHANPATVVSAKCKSGDDRCVIDKKNRTSCKACRLKKCLAVGMSKSGSRYGRRSNWFKVHCLLREQRLLPGDHDNNRFDKGDVSTPPPPPPLLPRLQRPRISLLSLPVPLQQWAPPLLQFFSFAPNGRAPLPRSERSAFRVTTASGPVDEDDRPVDLTVLQSADDNDDDNNNEIISWKTAKLRLLQQSEMSETPLDLCVGNADHRNSETDGVRRHEDVS